In one Brassica oleracea var. oleracea cultivar TO1000 chromosome C9, BOL, whole genome shotgun sequence genomic region, the following are encoded:
- the LOC106318785 gene encoding uncharacterized protein LOC106318785 — MNRNRRRNVHQPHGCLGRMVNLFDFGTVGSGKKLLTDKPYFDDGCIKRNQLDLIEDKVDTIAVNGTPIKKLLEEEMSKEMELTVGSTNLVAKLMGLDSFPHANSSKPRLRRSLSHGECRDVFEILDKPGMDIVREKFLEAKRLVTDEKLRHSEEFQEAMKVLSSNKELFLEFLQESNNFFSHHLTEKSKRITILKPSKTIDDDEKLGEEAAAVEEDYPKKQSTRIVVLKPTNGLVTKASSCPTSPRGLLEERKAKDVVARRVKKQDENSHSSVFSNGYIVDDSYDADSEIMSPVSRHSWDYINKYDSPFSSSSPFSRASGSPEESSSVCREAKKRLSERWALMAASSENLQEEKVIEKKGGNISLGDMLALSDSMTGLRTEEANDGNEENGFSREPFKGLMRSKSLPESSTSLAHNKGKPKVPEELTKSKSLKWSLKGKVSNFLFSRSKKASAERSNEANPESLESRCNDESLSARSMVSQEARLSTCFPASVLETSSDEDDEIFFNSSVLNRSSSSSLEPEMTMSNLLGKSPSIGRNFSFNDSTVARCHSSKRSTTTSTRDEEEDLRLLINTLLSSAHLDEEPDSSSIIDNLLSKLHSVESPLDPSLRESYADSTEQQKLGSNVKKLVFDLVNTLLLELTPSYHGHGSHHMLLLSGKTLGVYLIKRMRECLKGNGRVEYRWWDEDRDLSSLAVNKVVRTEVAEIGSKESLRLEMECMGEEIELKLLEELVEEVLMDFSEQSKFIIPSIC; from the exons ATGAATCGGAATCGAAGAAGAAACGTTCACCAGCCTCACGGATGTTTGGGTCGGATGGTAAACCTATTCGACTTCGGAACAGTTGGTTCTGGGAAGAAACTTCTCACTGATAAACCCTACTTCGATGATG GGTGTATAAAGAGGAATCAACTTGATCTGATAGAAGATAAAGTT GATACAATTGCAGTCAATGGAACACCAATAAAGAAGCTTTTAGAGGAAGAGATGTCAAAAGAAATGGAATTGACGGTCGGTTCGACGAATTTGGTTGCCAAGTTAATGGGTCTTGACTCTTTTCCACATGCTAACAGCTCGAAGCCTCGGCTTAGGAGGTCACTAAGTCATGGAGAGTGTAGAGATGTCTTTGAGATTTTGGATAAACCAGGTATGGACATTGTCCGCGAGAAGTTCTTGGAGGCGAAACGTTTGGTCACAGACGAGAAGCTTCGTCATTCGGAGGAGTTTCAAGAAGCTATGAAAGTTTTAAGTTCGAACAAAGAGTTGTTCCTCGAGTTTTTGCAAGAGTCCAATAACTTCTTCTCTCATCATCTCACGGAGAAGTCGAAGCGGATCACTATTCTGAAGCCTTCAAAGACCATTGATGATGATGAGAAGTTGGGTGAAGAAGCAGCAGCCGTTGAAGAAGATTATCCGAAGAAGCAATCAACTAGAATAGTTGTTCTGAAACCTACTAATGGCCTTGTCACAAAGGCTTCATCATGTCCAACGTCGCCGAGAGGTTTACTTGAGGAGAGAAAGGCAAAAGATGTGGTGGCTAGGAGAGTGAAGAAACAGGATGAAAATTCACATTCTTCTGTCTTCTCCAACGGCTATATAGTTGATGATAGTTATGATGCAGATTCCGAAATCATGTCGCCTGTTTCTAGGCATTCATGGGACTATATCAACAAGTATGACAGTCCTTTCTCTTCTTCTTCTCCTTTTAGCAGAGCTTCTGGCTCTCCAGAGGAGTCATCATCAGTCTGCAGAGAAGCCAAGAAACGGCTCTCGGAGAGATGGGCATTGATGGCAGCATCCAGTGAGAATTTGCAGGAGGAGAAAGTTATTGAGAAGAAAGGTGGTAACATTTCTTTAGGTGATATGCTTGCACTTTCAGATTCTATGACTGGTCTTAGAACTGAAGAAGCAAATGATGGTAATGAAGAAAATGGTTTCAGTAGAGAGCCATTTAAAGGCCTTATGAGGTCAAAATCTCTCCCTGAATCATCCACAAGTCTTGCTCACAACAAGGGCAAGCCCAAAGTTCCCGAGGAGCTTACAAAGTCAAAGAGCTTGAAATGGTCTCTGAAGGGTAAAGTCTCAAACTTTCTTTTCTCAAGGAGCAAGAAAGCAAGTGCTGAGAGATCTAATGAGGCAAATCCTGAAAGCTTGGAGTCTCGTTGTAACGATGAATCATTGTCTGCCAGAAGCATGGTTTCTCAAGAG GCAAGACTATCAACTTGCTTTCCAGCTTCAGTCTTGGAGACTTCATCTGATGAAGATGATGAAATCTTTTTTAACTCCTCTGTTTTGAATAGATCATCATCCTCTTCTCTTG AACCGGAGATGACGATGTCCAACTTACTAGGCAAATCTCCTTCCATTGGTCGAAACTTCTCATTCAACGACTCAACAGTAGCTAGGTGCCACTCATCAAAACGCTCTACTACTACTTCCACAAGAGACGAGGAAGAAGACTTGCGTCTCCTCATCAACACACTCTTATCATCAGCTCATCTCGATGAAGAGCCAGACTCATCATCCATCATAGACAATCTTTTGTCTAAATTGCATTCTGTAGAAAGCCCATTAGACCCATCTCTGAGAGAGAGCTACGCAGACTCAACAGAACAGCAAAAACTTGGATCAAACGTGAAGAAGCTAGTGTTTGACCTTGTTAATACACTGCTCTTGGAGCTAACACCGAGCTATCATGGACATGGTAGCCATCATATGCTTCTTCTCTCTGGTAAGACGTTGGGAGTTTATCTGATAAAAAGAATGCGAGAATGTTTAAAGGGTAACGGAAGAGTGGAGTATCGGTGGTGGGATGAAGACAGAGACTTGAGCAGTTTGGCGGTGAATAAAGTGGTGAGGACTGAAGTGGCGGAGATTGGTTCGAAGGAGAGTTTGAGATTGGAAATGGAGTGCATGGGAGAAGAAATAGAGTTGAAGTTGCTGGAGGAGTTAGTGGAGGAGGTGTTGATGGATTTTTCAGAACAATCCAAATTCATCATTCCAAGTATTTGTTAA